The bacterium nucleotide sequence TACTGGTATTACGCCCATAAGCATTGACTTTTACACAAGATTTTGGACTTGACTACTCAGAAATGCCGAGTATCAGGGAAAATAAAAAAGGCACGATGCATTCATCCATTGGATAAACACTTCATGCCTTAGTGATCCATTAATAGCTTTCACTGTTAAGCTATAGGTAGCTCAATATTAAGTATATGTTATAATGGTAAAACATGCAAGAAGAAAATGAACTTTGGCAGCGGGCAACTTCCCAAAAAACCATAAAAGGGATTGAGCGATATTTAAAAAATCATCCCGGTAGCGTACATGAAGCACATGCCAGGGCAATACTTGATTCATTATGCTATTCTGAAGCTGAAAAAAACAACAGTCTGGAAAGCATTGACGCTTATTTGCACAGATTTCCGCAGGGAATGTGGGCAGCTGAAGCGCTGAACAGGAAAAGCGAATTGGTCTGGGATGGTATACAGAAGAGCAACACGATTGAAGCTTATCAGCATTTCATTGATCAATATTCTCAAAGCCCCAAAACCAGCGCGGCAAAAGCTAAAATCGAGGAGTTGCATTTTCTGGCAATTAAGGACAGCGCTGTATCTGCTCCCTTTGAAAGATATTTGGAACAATTCCCGAACAGTCAGCAACACGCTGAGGCGCGCGCAGCACTGGTGCATATTTATGCCCAAGAACTTGCTGCGAAAAAATCCTACAAAGAGAAAGAGGCAATTGAAGATCGTATCATACGCAATATTGTCAAATATGGTGTGGGAAAACGCTTTGTTCTTTCAGATCTCACCCCGGATTCCGATTCTCAATCAGGCAGCATCGCCATCGAGGAGAGCGAACGCAACCCAGGCAGCTATTGGGGTAAAATGCTTTACCCCAAGGATCAATTGTCTTTTTCGGCTGGGATGGGATTATCCGCAAACTACCCATTTGGAGACAGGGGCATTTGGCGATTTATGGGTTCAATAAAGTTCAGAGAAGGTTACGTATTCATAGGCAGCCGCACGGATGCACTGACTTTTATGTTTTTAAAGAAAGCCGGTTTTGTCTATCTGCACGGAAAAGGGAAAGTTATGAAAAATAACCGGCTTGTAGCTTCTTTTATATAGCATGTTTTCATTATTCGCTATTCATCTTTTGCCGCTAATCCTGCATGCCGCTGGGGGGCGGTGTGCAGGAAACTGATAGGAACTGATAGGAAATTTGATTTTGCCGATGTCAAAAAAACTGATAACTCGGTACAGATTGGATCAGAGGATGAAGAAGGCATGCAGCGTCTGGTCTCTTATGTATCGTGCTGTCCCTCTACGCTGGCGCGAATGATCAAGGTCACGGGAGATGGTCAGGTGATTTACCGGGCGGGTAAAAGCGAATGCGTGCGGTTTCCGCGGCCCGGAGATAAAAGGAGCCGGCGTTCTTGAGGCTATGAGCGATGGGGAAAGCCATCCCGCCTGATCAATCCCTCGCTCACGATCGCATGTATATGGCTGTGCCAGCCCGTCAGATCGCCAAAGGTCTGTATCGCCCCTACATAACCGGGTTCACCCTCTCTGGCTCCGCCAGCCTGGTGAAGCCCATCTCGGATCGTTTCATAGGCCAGCCGACAGAGCTTGCCCAGCGAGCAGCGGTCGTAGCGAAAGAAAATGCGCAACCGCTTCGGCATGGTCAAGACCCATAGCTCGTGGCTAACCGGCGCAAAGACCTCCTCCGCCAGGCGCATTCCCAGCAGCAGCACCCGCTTCTGATCGCAGGACGGGCAGCAACAGCGTTGCCGGCACGAAAACGCCACGAAAAACGATTTGCTGCAATCCGGGCAACGCACCCATGCAAATCCCTCCCTCAGATCTCCGCACTTTACAGACTTGTCGATCGCGGTACGAATGACCGGCCGCCAAAATCAATATTTCCGCTGGAACCGTTCCTCGTAAACCCGCTCGAAATCGTCGAAATGGGCACGCACCAGTCTGAAAAAGGGTGAAGTCTCCGGATTGCGAGGTCGGCACATTTTTGCCGCTGGAGCACACACGCCATACCTTATCCAGTATATAAATACCTCTGGCCGATTATGGGCATAGCGTATGCTATAAAATTACTTACATCGCGTCAAGGGTCAAAATCGCCCGTGATCCTTGCCCTCAGACCGTTACTCTACAAAAAGCTTGACCACGAACCAATAATCAGCTTTATCTAAGGAAATGAATGAGTTCGACGGCAAACAGAGCGGTGCGACTGTGAAAGCCAAGATCACCCAACCACCGGCTGGTGCGGATGGCCGCTAAGGATGAACCTGGTATCATTTTGCATAGGTAACCGAAGAGCCGTTCATCCAAGCAGTTTCATCACACTATTCCGCAGCCCCAGCACAGTAGCATGTTCAGCCCTCGCTCCGCTCAGGCCGAACCAGGCTCTCCAACTGATACGCCCCCTCCGGGGGCTACAGTTCAGCGCCGCGATTATACTGCTTTATATCTCTGAAGGTACGATGAACTTGTGTTATTTAATCAGAACCATTTTCTTGATATCGAGGTATTCTCCAACTTTAAGCTTATAATAGTATACTCCGCTTGGAAGATGGGAAGCATCAAATTCCACTTCATAAGTACCCGCCGGTTTGTAACCATTGACAAGTGTCATCACTTCATTGCCTAATATATCATAAACTATTAGATTTATGAAAATCCCATCCGCTCTGGAGAATGAATCGAATGGCGATGTTGGGATTGAAAATTTAATTTTGGTTGTGGCGTTGAACGGGTTCGGATAATTTTGCTGTAAAGCAAATTTCGTCGGGGCCGATTCATTATCGGATTCGACCAATGTGGCACCGACATTTACCGAAGCGTTCGTTGTCACGCCGGTAGAACTGTCAGTACAGGTGACGATCCAGTTGCCTGTTTGGGTGGCGGTATAAAGACCCGCTGCGTTAATTTCTCCACCGGTTGCTGACCAGACCGGTCGGAAGTAATGGAGCGTGTCTCCATCGGCAGTGAATCCGACGGCGGTAAACAGCTGTTTTCCCCCAAGCGTTAAATTTGCTGCAGCTGGCGAAACACTGATAGAGTTCAACTCACCCGGATGAGTCGAACGACTCAGGCAGGTTATGGTCGCATAGGTCGTGTCTATCTCGACACCGTTGATGGAGATTCGGACACGAACAATGTCTTCAATGCCTCGAATGGTTTCAGGAGGAATGTGAAATGGTATTTGCACACTATCCGCCGAAAAAGGCGCCAATTCAGCCGTGTTGCCGGTAATGGCGCCGACCCAACCGAGTTCGGAATCGATTTCATATTTGATGGATTGCGCCGCCATGCTCAGATTCTGCAAAAAGAGCCGAAGTGTGCCAATGGCATTTGCAAAACCGAATCCGTTCGTGAGTGTTGCGGAGGCGTTCGATTGGGTCGTGTCGGCCGGCAAAATCGTCACGTCGCTCATGAATATTCTCTGCAATTTCCATTTTTCGGAGGGGATCACATGATTGCTGAAGATGTGTTTGCTGTATCCGCCCGCAATGGCGTTCATGATCGTTGTTTGAGTAAAGTCAACCGTCCCGTCGGCTGTGGTATAAAACTCGATTCCATTCAACAGAGCGATACCGGCTTGGTTTTGAATGGCGACTTTTATGTTTTTACCAAAGATTTTCAAGGTATCCGCTATGATCATGCTGTCCTGCTGAGCGATCACGACCGAATCGGCACTGAGGGTGATATTGCTGAATTCATTCTGTTGGATCGCGGAACGCTTTCCCATGCTTGTGCCCGATCCTCCCCCCATTGCGCCCTGATTGAATAGATTCCGCGCGCAAAGATTGACCTTTCCGTTCGTCTTAAAACCTTTCCCCGGCCGCAAAGCGCCGTAATTGATGAATGTATCTGCAAAAATATTGATGTTCCCGCCGGTAACTGACTTTGGGTCTTGATCGCATATGATCCTGCTTCCCTTATCCAACAACATTCTTTTATGGCATACTATTTGGGGGGAAGACTCTTCGACAGTTTTACCTTCGGTACTTGACAGGACGCTTTCTTTGGACATGGTTACAAAATCTGCATTAATGTTGTGAGAATGGCCTGCTATGAAAGCTCCGGACATTTCCAGTACACTTCCGCTGAACTGAAACTGCGCATTTTGGATTTTTCCCCCTGGAATATTCATTGTGACATTTTTTGAGTATAATTGTTCGCCGACAGACAGCCGTTTGGGCTGGGAGTACATGTCTGTCCAGATCTTGCCTTCATTCTCGACATTCAGCTGGTTTGTGACCGGAAGAATCTTCAAGTCGCCCCGCATCAGGATGTCGCCTGTTTTTTTAATAATCAGCTGATCAGTGAAAATCTCTGATCCAAAAACCCAACCTGTGGCCACCGATCCTTCAATTGTGATCTTTTTCGCTTTGCAGTATTTATCAAGCAAGACCCCTTTGTCACCCGGAATATACACCTCATCATTTGCGCCCGGAACTCTATTCGTGCTCCAGTTGGCCGGATTATCCCACTTTTTATCCCCGCCCAAGTTGGTAAATACCGAGAAATCCTGCGCCATCAGACAGGATCCGAATAGGAAAATGAAATTGAAGATCAGTTTTTTCATTGTGTTTCTCCCGGCCATAATTTTTACTACAAAGAACCTTTTCTGCTGCCAGGTAACAATCAGATACTGGAAATGACTAAAACGGCAAAATTTGCGAAAAATATTAAAAAAATATTAAAATTAGTCAAGTTCATTATTTCGTTAAAAGATAATTTTATAAATCCATGACTCGATTATTTTCAGCTTTCTTCCTTCGCAATTCTTCAAGTCCATAAATAACAATGCTCTCAGGTATCCAGCCGACGAACCTGGAAGGTCAATTCGCCAATATTCATCGTTTTGTCATCAAGTATAACGTGCGGCTGTAGCCGCGGTATAATGTGATGAAGCTGCTTGGATGAACGGCTCTTCGGTTACCTATGCAAAATGATACCAGGCACATCCTTAGCGGCCATCCGTACCATGCGGTGGCTGGGCAATCTCACCACTTTGCTTAAATATATTTTTTGCGGATTGGCTAGCAAGTCATTTGTATACGTTGTGGCGATTTTGACCCTTGACGCGATGTAAGTAATTATTTAGCATACGCTATGCCCATAATCGGCCAGAGGTATTCATATACTGGATAAGGTATGGCGTGTGTGCTCCAGCGGCAAAAATGTGCCAGCCTCGCAATCCGGAGACTTCACCCCTTTTCAGACTGAGGTGCCCATTTCGACGATTTCGATCGGGTTTACGCTGATCGGTTTCAGCCGAAATATGGATTTTGACGGCCGGTCATTCGTACCGCGATCGACATGTATGTATAGTGCGGGGATCTACGGGAGGGATTTGCGCGGGTGGGCTGCCCGGATTGCAGCATAGAGTTATTCAGGGCGTTTTCGTGCCGGCAACGCTGCTGCCCGTCCGGCGATAAGAAGCGGGCGCTGCTACTGGGTAGATGGCTTCTGTCTGCATGCAGGAATGTCTATCGACCTGGCACAAGCCGATACGGATAACCATCGGTTCGGCGAAAAAAGAACTTCATTGTCCTCAACCGTTGCCATGGCTGATCTCCCCAGCCCTGTCGTCCATTAACATCCTCCGGTCTAGGTAGGGAAATATCCTCCAGGATGCCATGACCTTTAAGGAGTATGTTCCGGTATGGAAAAGTCCGCCAGGATGGGAGCGAACAGGAACAGGCCCGCAGGGATGGGAGCGATAGTCGGGTGGGAACGAGAGCCAGGCCGGTCAGGGGCGCGAGCCCTATCAGTCATTGGGATCGTTGACCGGCACGGAAAGGCCGGCCTCGGGTTTGACGTAAACGAGTACGAGGCGGCAGGACTGCTCCCCCCTGTTGACAAAGGTGACCGCCTCCGCGGCCGCCGGGATGAGCATGGTCTCGAGATACGCCAGCGAGGTGACACGGCCGTTGGCAGAATGGACCTCCACCCTTTCACCCTCGACGAGGTTGACGGCGAAGCCCCTGCCCTCGGTCAGCAGAGTATAGCGGGCGGCGAACTCGGCGCGCAGGATAACGTAAAAGGTCCAGGGGTGGTTGTAAAGTTCATAGAGGCGGCTCTCCGCGCTCTCCTCGATCGGTTTGGGGCGGGCCACCAGGTTCCGCCTGATCCACTCCCCCCGCCGCTCGGGCCGGATGTTGGCAAATCCGCGCTCGAGGTTGATCGGCCGCAGCTTGCCCTCCAGGTCCCGCCGCAGGTAGTCATAGAGCTTCATCGTAAAGATATAGGGCGTGGCGCTGATTTCCAGTACGAGGTTGCCACGGCCGCTGCAGTGCACGGTGCCGTTAGGAATGAAAAAGAGGTCGTGCGGTCGGGAGGGCTCGCTGTGGATCCAGGCCTCCACATCCAGTTCCTCCCCGGTCGCCTGCGAATGGAGCAGGGCCTGTTTGAATTCCTCGAGATCGGTATGCTCCTGTAAGCCGAGATAGACCCGGGCGCCGGGTTGGGCGTTGACGATGTAATAGCATTCATCCTGGGTGTAAGTCTCGCCGAATTCCTTTTTGATATAGTCCGGCCGGGGATGGACCTGGACGGAGAGATTGCCGCCGTCGATGGTGTCCAGGTAGTCGAAGCGGATCGGCCATTCGTGGATGAACTGCGCGGCCGCACGCGGGCCGAGGAGGCTGCAATTGTGGGCATACATCGCAAAATCGAAAGAGCACTCGAGAAAGCGGCCGCTGCTCTGAAAGACGATGCCGTTCTCCGGGACGATCATTTCGAAGGACCAGGCATAATTGGGTTTGCACGGATCGAGATTCATGTGGCCTTTCATGAACTGTCCGCCCCATGGCCCAGGGTAGAACCAGGGCCGGACCCGGAAAGGCGACCGGGAAATCTCCTCCAGTGCGGCGCGGAAACCGTCGCCGGTCATCCAGGAGGGTTCGCCCTCGTCCTGGCCATCGATGAAAATATCGAGACGAGGCAGCAGACTGCGCTTAAGGCGGCTAAAAGCGGGCCACTCGACGAAATAGCAGCGCTTGTAGAACGCCTCAAAATCGGCAGCCTGGCAGCCCACGTTTCCGGCCGCGCCTGTCCTGAACTTTTCCTGGATGAGGTCCTTGGGCAGGTCGACATACCAATGCTCGTCCCAGAGTTCGATCAGGGAGGCCCCGCTGCCGGCGATTATGGTGAGCCGGCCGGCTGCCCCGGCGCGGCGTATCGAGGCGGAGATGCGCAGTTCCTCCACCCGAACCGGATCGAAAAAGATCTCCGGCCCGAATGGCCAGTGTTTGCCGAAGAGGCGGTCCTCCCCGCCGAGGAAAGGCCGGAGCGCGGCCTCGCGGTCGGCGGGATCGGCCAGGGCGTCATCGAACCGAAGGAGTTCGGCGCGGATATCCAGGTGCAGCAGTTCAGCTTGCAGATGGGTGAGGAAGTGATCCCAGGCGACCCCCGGAAAGCCGTCGATGACGAGCACGCGAAGACCCTGCGGGATTCTTACGGCGATCCGGGCGGCGAGTCCGCCATAGCCCTTGTCGATCACGCCTTCCGTCAGGGTGAAAGCGGGCAGGGCATCATAATAACCTTTCGGGTAGGCTGACGCAGCATCCGGCAGGGGGGCTGTAAAAGGGGTCAAGGCCCCGCGGTCACTGTTCTTCATGTCTTGTTCCCGTTGTGCAACATTGTGTAAAGGCCCTCTCTCCGTGGGCCGTTGGTCCTCATTGATCAAGAAAGGCGGCGCCGAGGCAGGCGGCGCGGTCCTCGAGCAGGGCCGGGAGAATACGCACATCACCTCTGGGCACCATCCAGGCGCGGCGTTTGACGATCTCGAGCAGGCCAGGGATGATCTTTTCATGGCTTTTCATCAGACCGCCGCCCAGGACGACGGTATTGATGCCGTAGGCGTGCATGACGTTGATCACCCCGATGGCGAGATTGTCGATGAATTCTGCTTTCACGTCGGCCCAAGCTGGGCGGGCTTCCGCCTCGTCGAAGAAGGCCTTGAGGGGGATAGCCTCGGCCGCCAGCTCGGGGAAGGCGGCGAGGAGGTGTTTTTCGAAATTGACCGCCGAGCAGTAGAGTTCGAGGCATCCCTTGAGGCCGCAGGGGCACTCCGGGCCGCGGCGGTCGATGCTCATGTGGCCACCGAGGAGGCCGCTTGCGGGATTGCTGGAGCGGAAGAGGCGGCCGTCGATGACCGCCGCGCAGCCGACGCCGGTGCCGAGGGTCATGGCTATGATCGAGGGCAAGCCCCGGCCGGCACCGAACTTCCACTCTCCGAAGGCGTAGGCGCGGGCGTCGTTGTCGAAGGCGAAGGGCACCCCGAGCCGGGCGGCGAGCCGGCCGCGCAGATCGATGCCGGCGAATATGTCGGCCGCACCGACGTCGTTGATCACGCCGCCGGCCTGCACATCGACCATCCCCTTCATGCCGAGGCCGCCCTGGGTCAGCACTTCGCCGGCGGCGAAGCGGGCGGCTGCGTCGAGCAGGGCCTCCAGCAGCGGGCCCGTTGCGGCGAGATCGGCCACCCTTTCGACCGCGAATTTGCGAGTGTTGCCTGCCTCATCGAAAAGGCCGAACTTGACGTTGGTGCCGCCGAAATCGATGCCGATCCTCATGGCTTCTCCCCCGGGAAGAACCAGATCAGGGCATCGATGAGGTGGCGTCGCCAGTTGCCCCAGGTATGACCCTC carries:
- a CDS encoding transposase zinc-binding domain-containing protein, encoding MRTAIDKSVKCGDLREGFAWVRCPDCSKSFFVAFSCRQRCCCPSCDQKRVLLLGMRLAEEVFAPVSHELWVLTMPKRLRIFFRYDRCSLGKLCRLAYETIRDGLHQAGGAREGEPGYVGAIQTFGDLTGWHSHIHAIVSEGLIRRDGFPHRS
- a CDS encoding ROK family protein: MRIGIDFGGTNVKFGLFDEAGNTRKFAVERVADLAATGPLLEALLDAAARFAAGEVLTQGGLGMKGMVDVQAGGVINDVGAADIFAGIDLRGRLAARLGVPFAFDNDARAYAFGEWKFGAGRGLPSIIAMTLGTGVGCAAVIDGRLFRSSNPASGLLGGHMSIDRRGPECPCGLKGCLELYCSAVNFEKHLLAAFPELAAEAIPLKAFFDEAEARPAWADVKAEFIDNLAIGVINVMHAYGINTVVLGGGLMKSHEKIIPGLLEIVKRRAWMVPRGDVRILPALLEDRAACLGAAFLDQ
- a CDS encoding class I mannose-6-phosphate isomerase, with product MKNSDRGALTPFTAPLPDAASAYPKGYYDALPAFTLTEGVIDKGYGGLAARIAVRIPQGLRVLVIDGFPGVAWDHFLTHLQAELLHLDIRAELLRFDDALADPADREAALRPFLGGEDRLFGKHWPFGPEIFFDPVRVEELRISASIRRAGAAGRLTIIAGSGASLIELWDEHWYVDLPKDLIQEKFRTGAAGNVGCQAADFEAFYKRCYFVEWPAFSRLKRSLLPRLDIFIDGQDEGEPSWMTGDGFRAALEEISRSPFRVRPWFYPGPWGGQFMKGHMNLDPCKPNYAWSFEMIVPENGIVFQSSGRFLECSFDFAMYAHNCSLLGPRAAAQFIHEWPIRFDYLDTIDGGNLSVQVHPRPDYIKKEFGETYTQDECYYIVNAQPGARVYLGLQEHTDLEEFKQALLHSQATGEELDVEAWIHSEPSRPHDLFFIPNGTVHCSGRGNLVLEISATPYIFTMKLYDYLRRDLEGKLRPINLERGFANIRPERRGEWIRRNLVARPKPIEESAESRLYELYNHPWTFYVILRAEFAARYTLLTEGRGFAVNLVEGERVEVHSANGRVTSLAYLETMLIPAAAEAVTFVNRGEQSCRLVLVYVKPEAGLSVPVNDPND
- a CDS encoding T9SS type A sorting domain-containing protein, with translation MKKLIFNFIFLFGSCLMAQDFSVFTNLGGDKKWDNPANWSTNRVPGANDEVYIPGDKGVLLDKYCKAKKITIEGSVATGWVFGSEIFTDQLIIKKTGDILMRGDLKILPVTNQLNVENEGKIWTDMYSQPKRLSVGEQLYSKNVTMNIPGGKIQNAQFQFSGSVLEMSGAFIAGHSHNINADFVTMSKESVLSSTEGKTVEESSPQIVCHKRMLLDKGSRIICDQDPKSVTGGNINIFADTFINYGALRPGKGFKTNGKVNLCARNLFNQGAMGGGSGTSMGKRSAIQQNEFSNITLSADSVVIAQQDSMIIADTLKIFGKNIKVAIQNQAGIALLNGIEFYTTADGTVDFTQTTIMNAIAGGYSKHIFSNHVIPSEKWKLQRIFMSDVTILPADTTQSNASATLTNGFGFANAIGTLRLFLQNLSMAAQSIKYEIDSELGWVGAITGNTAELAPFSADSVQIPFHIPPETIRGIEDIVRVRISINGVEIDTTYATITCLSRSTHPGELNSISVSPAAANLTLGGKQLFTAVGFTADGDTLHYFRPVWSATGGEINAAGLYTATQTGNWIVTCTDSSTGVTTNASVNVGATLVESDNESAPTKFALQQNYPNPFNATTKIKFSIPTSPFDSFSRADGIFINLIVYDILGNEVMTLVNGYKPAGTYEVEFDASHLPSGVYYYKLKVGEYLDIKKMVLIK